A single genomic interval of Chryseobacterium paludis harbors:
- a CDS encoding RNA polymerase sigma factor, with translation MKPTDDILLKKIKSGDRPAFVILYERYWDSFYTMIFMRTKDREATEELLQNLWIRILENPEFVQTDEDESAKGYLFRFIHYRILDYYASIKKIQEVYVDESEDFLSEITDSEYAEILEDNDIAELFTMIDEVISQLTPTEQKVYDLRIRKNMSVVETAEALNLSNKTVSNNLSKALNEIREQLNPNYESSKKLISLLVLMEMMPNFYS, from the coding sequence ATGAAACCTACAGACGATATTTTATTAAAGAAAATAAAATCAGGCGACCGCCCTGCTTTTGTGATATTGTATGAACGATATTGGGATAGTTTCTATACGATGATCTTTATGCGTACGAAGGATAGAGAAGCTACGGAAGAGCTATTGCAAAACCTATGGATCAGAATTCTTGAAAATCCTGAATTCGTACAGACCGATGAAGATGAAAGTGCTAAAGGTTATTTATTCCGTTTTATACACTACCGTATTCTTGATTATTACGCAAGTATTAAAAAAATACAGGAAGTATATGTGGATGAGTCAGAAGATTTTTTATCTGAAATAACCGATTCTGAGTATGCAGAGATACTTGAAGATAATGATATTGCCGAACTCTTTACAATGATAGACGAAGTAATTTCTCAACTTACCCCGACTGAGCAGAAGGTATACGACTTACGTATCCGAAAGAATATGTCTGTTGTTGAAACCGCAGAAGCACTTAATTTAAGTAATAAAACGGTCAGTAACAATTTAAGTAAGGCTTTAAATGAAATAAGGGAACAGCTAAATCCGAATTACGAATCCTCTAAAAAGCTAATATCATTACTGGTTCTTATGGAAATGATGCCTAATTTTTATTCTTAG
- a CDS encoding TonB-dependent receptor produces MRNLKCSLTVAVIFFATTIDAQELTMKVSFSAAAGRPLISTLEELADKARMRLVYSKSDIKDLKVGEVKCDNIPVTDCLKNITDNLPVAVRQRGELISIRYQGSNRSVSSVQGNGKLTGKIVDEVGNPVVDAEVNVAGKATVTDNNGDFNFSIPSGIYTLTVKASGYSSLRVEKLKIGNEETNMVSFAMKHISSDKETSIKEVVITGTRKADTQAGLLAQQKKAAQMSDGISAEQISKTPDSDVGGTLKRVTGITTIDNKYVVVRSMGERWNTAAMDGINLPSTEAYNQNFSFDIIPTAMVESVVVSKTATPDMNASFAGGYVEVRTKDIPNENFTTVNVGSSYNDVTTFKEFISKKRGKYDYWGYDDGTRDFPKGLVATDWNNPLFFEQSKQFTNDNFTNYATKANLNSNMQIALGRNFKLKNNNKWGFAAAITTRNEQNKLDIDHTGRGGWMDNATPVNNWQELGVAPVRFANFKNKGASYTYNSTIGGMLNFGLQLGKNRISFRNSYTHIYDQTLTRITGWNEYVGGNGDATDSYNYFYYGLNPNNTDPKLLDKPITETTDYPVYQTLLQNKLEGNHKIGNKEISWFAARTGVTSDTKDYTQYRTNYNFIGNEILSYNQIYNSQDNFARGYIANKETDYNYGAALKWSMDSENFKNDVKIGYAGAIKNNTNQQQKFFLRVDENRDVPNSEKNSLIMYGSLAGWFDGSHYNPGGIGWQTKALYKNDKYEGKVTQHAPFIMFDNRWNKLRLVWGMRAEYFKYDLISQQQDPNDPKSVIKEPIKEKAWQWMPSANFTYSPLNSMNVRLAYNRSVIRPQFNERTGLPYFDPIANGLIYNTEMTSSVINNYDFKFEWFPGLGEIISAGLYYKDIDRPIEREGYISAEGNLFLYNGNSKNAKLKGFEVEVRKSLGFIRENTFLKDLFISGNFTYNDTKVVAFKDRYKTQDTDATYEVSRPLYGQTPYAYNLGLLYNGDRLGLSFLYNAKGDQYITVGYAYIGEEIQRPYAVADAQISYKLLKDKNLEFKFNVRNLFNRVREYYNNFNSYSVSKGGGSSFDTQRESLGLLPGATDKYDKDIDRILFRAYNGRTFGLSVSYSF; encoded by the coding sequence ATGAGAAACTTGAAATGCAGTCTTACAGTAGCGGTGATCTTCTTTGCCACAACAATAGACGCGCAGGAGCTAACAATGAAAGTGTCTTTTTCTGCTGCGGCAGGAAGACCTTTGATCAGCACATTAGAAGAATTAGCAGATAAAGCAAGGATGCGTTTGGTCTACTCAAAATCAGATATAAAAGATCTTAAAGTGGGAGAGGTAAAGTGTGATAACATTCCTGTAACCGACTGTCTGAAGAATATTACAGATAATCTTCCGGTAGCGGTGCGCCAAAGAGGAGAACTGATCTCAATACGATATCAGGGATCTAATAGGTCTGTGTCTTCTGTACAAGGAAATGGAAAACTTACCGGAAAGATCGTAGATGAAGTGGGAAATCCAGTTGTAGATGCAGAGGTAAATGTAGCAGGTAAAGCAACAGTAACAGATAACAACGGAGATTTTAATTTCAGTATTCCTTCAGGGATTTATACACTGACCGTTAAAGCATCTGGTTACAGCTCTTTAAGAGTGGAGAAATTAAAGATAGGTAATGAGGAAACGAATATGGTTTCTTTCGCCATGAAACATATTTCTTCAGATAAAGAAACCAGTATTAAAGAAGTCGTGATTACCGGAACACGTAAAGCAGATACCCAGGCAGGGCTTTTGGCACAGCAAAAGAAGGCTGCCCAAATGAGTGATGGAATTTCGGCTGAACAAATTTCCAAAACACCGGATAGCGATGTTGGGGGAACCCTAAAAAGAGTAACAGGGATTACCACGATAGATAATAAATATGTGGTCGTTCGATCAATGGGAGAGCGATGGAATACCGCTGCAATGGACGGGATTAATCTACCAAGTACAGAAGCTTATAATCAGAACTTTTCTTTTGATATTATCCCTACTGCAATGGTAGAAAGCGTTGTAGTAAGTAAAACAGCAACGCCGGATATGAATGCCAGTTTTGCCGGTGGATATGTGGAAGTAAGGACGAAAGATATTCCGAATGAAAATTTTACGACAGTGAATGTAGGTTCTTCTTACAATGATGTCACGACATTTAAAGAATTCATTTCCAAAAAACGGGGGAAATACGATTACTGGGGTTATGATGACGGAACAAGAGATTTTCCTAAAGGCTTAGTAGCAACTGACTGGAATAACCCTTTATTTTTTGAACAGTCCAAGCAGTTTACCAATGATAATTTTACGAATTACGCTACCAAAGCTAATCTGAACTCTAATATGCAGATTGCTTTAGGGAGAAACTTTAAACTGAAAAATAATAATAAATGGGGTTTTGCTGCTGCCATTACAACAAGAAACGAACAGAATAAACTTGATATTGATCACACTGGAAGAGGAGGGTGGATGGATAATGCTACTCCGGTTAACAACTGGCAAGAGCTGGGAGTTGCTCCGGTACGTTTTGCAAATTTTAAAAATAAAGGAGCTTCTTACACTTATAACTCTACGATTGGAGGAATGCTGAACTTCGGTCTACAGCTTGGAAAAAACAGAATCTCCTTCCGTAACTCTTATACCCATATTTATGATCAGACCCTGACAAGAATTACAGGATGGAATGAATATGTGGGTGGAAATGGAGATGCAACAGATTCTTACAACTATTTTTATTATGGTTTAAATCCTAATAATACAGATCCGAAACTTCTGGATAAGCCAATTACGGAAACAACTGACTATCCAGTTTATCAGACTTTGTTGCAGAACAAGCTGGAAGGTAATCATAAAATAGGAAATAAAGAAATCAGCTGGTTTGCAGCAAGAACTGGTGTGACTTCCGATACAAAAGACTATACCCAGTATCGCACAAACTATAATTTCATAGGAAATGAGATTTTGAGTTACAATCAGATTTACAATTCTCAGGATAATTTTGCAAGAGGTTATATTGCCAATAAAGAAACAGATTACAATTATGGTGCTGCATTAAAATGGAGTATGGATTCTGAAAATTTTAAAAATGATGTTAAAATAGGGTATGCCGGAGCTATAAAGAATAATACAAATCAGCAGCAAAAATTTTTCCTGAGAGTAGATGAAAACCGTGATGTTCCGAACAGTGAAAAAAACAGTCTGATCATGTATGGATCTCTTGCTGGTTGGTTTGATGGTTCACATTATAATCCAGGTGGTATTGGATGGCAGACGAAAGCACTTTATAAAAATGATAAATATGAAGGGAAAGTTACGCAACATGCACCTTTCATTATGTTCGATAACCGTTGGAATAAACTGAGACTGGTTTGGGGAATGCGAGCTGAGTATTTCAAATATGATCTTATTTCCCAGCAACAGGATCCTAACGACCCTAAAAGTGTTATAAAAGAGCCTATTAAAGAAAAAGCATGGCAATGGATGCCATCAGCAAACTTCACCTACAGCCCTTTAAACAGTATGAATGTAAGACTGGCTTATAACAGATCTGTCATCCGTCCCCAGTTTAATGAAAGAACAGGACTACCTTATTTTGATCCGATTGCAAACGGTCTTATCTATAATACAGAAATGACATCATCGGTAATCAATAATTATGACTTCAAGTTTGAATGGTTCCCTGGATTAGGAGAGATTATTTCTGCAGGACTTTATTATAAAGATATTGACAGGCCAATAGAACGGGAAGGATATATTTCTGCAGAAGGAAACCTGTTTCTTTATAATGGAAATTCTAAAAATGCCAAATTAAAAGGATTTGAGGTGGAAGTAAGAAAGAGCCTTGGCTTTATCAGAGAAAATACTTTCCTGAAAGACCTTTTTATCAGTGGAAACTTTACATATAATGATACTAAGGTAGTTGCTTTTAAAGACCGATATAAAACGCAGGACACAGATGCAACCTATGAGGTAAGCCGTCCGTTGTATGGGCAGACTCCTTATGCTTACAACCTGGGATTATTATACAACGGAGATCGTCTGGGACTGAGCTTTTTATACAATGCAAAAGGGGATCAGTATATTACTGTGGGGTACGCTTATATTGGAGAAGAGATACAACGGCCTTATGCAGTAGCGGATGCTCAGATTTCATATAAACTTTTAAAAGATAAGAATCTGGAGTTCAAATTTAATGTAAGAAACCTATTCAACAGAGTAAGGGAATACTACAATAATTTCAATTCATATTCAGTGTCTAAGGGTGGTGGAAGCTCTTTTGATACACAAAGAGAATCATTGGGACTTTTACCCGGAGCTACAGATAAATATGATAAAGATATTGATAGAATATTGTTCAGGGCTTACAATGGAAGAACATTTGGGTTATCTGTAAGCTATAGCTTTTAG
- a CDS encoding FecR family protein yields the protein MKKLNYSKAEAFVFKLWGREVSGDKISEKESEVLELWKNETIKDLDKKHVQESKIRVLSGLESYFASPVRNNVFYLRKKFYSAAAVFLILFGLTGFFTYQFFIKPDVYVAVDANRTIKLEDGSTVMLLPGAKLTVEKSFPAKTRIVDLQGDAIFKVAKSKIHPFIVRADGFSTRVMGTVFKVMQRGGQKTVELYEGKVAVSSPGTAVSYLTPNQRWTNFGAPHTAAVITEKTDIKSGKKTSVLLTLTFNDVTFRSIMEVLYKNYGISIKYPEEIAEKKITADLTGSSWDENVEALAFITGLEVHKENNTTYILKK from the coding sequence GTGAAGAAATTGAACTACAGCAAGGCCGAGGCATTTGTTTTTAAATTATGGGGCAGGGAAGTATCCGGCGATAAGATCTCAGAGAAAGAATCAGAAGTCTTGGAATTGTGGAAGAATGAAACTATAAAAGATCTGGATAAAAAACATGTTCAGGAATCCAAAATAAGAGTACTCTCAGGTTTGGAATCCTACTTTGCAAGTCCGGTGAGAAACAATGTGTTTTATCTGAGAAAGAAATTTTATAGTGCTGCTGCTGTATTTCTTATCCTATTTGGTCTTACGGGTTTCTTTACTTATCAATTTTTCATTAAACCTGATGTATATGTCGCTGTAGATGCTAACCGTACTATAAAACTGGAAGACGGATCTACAGTAATGCTTTTGCCTGGTGCAAAACTTACCGTTGAAAAATCTTTTCCAGCTAAAACAAGGATAGTGGATTTACAAGGGGATGCCATATTTAAAGTAGCTAAATCCAAAATCCATCCATTTATAGTTCGTGCAGATGGTTTCAGTACAAGAGTAATGGGTACGGTATTCAAGGTAATGCAGAGAGGAGGACAAAAAACAGTGGAATTGTATGAAGGTAAAGTTGCTGTTTCTTCACCAGGAACTGCTGTTTCTTACCTTACCCCTAATCAGAGATGGACAAACTTTGGAGCTCCACATACGGCCGCGGTAATTACTGAGAAAACTGATATAAAATCTGGAAAAAAGACTTCAGTATTACTGACGCTGACCTTCAATGATGTCACGTTCAGGAGTATCATGGAGGTTTTATATAAAAACTATGGAATCAGTATCAAATACCCGGAAGAAATAGCTGAAAAGAAAATTACAGCAGATCTTACAGGAAGCAGCTGGGATGAAAATGTAGAAGCACTCGCATTTATAACGGGGCTTGAGGTACATAAAGAAAATAATACCACTTATATATTAAAAAAATAG